The nucleotide sequence ATGTTTATTCGATCGGACTTTTGACCAAAAAGACAGCTATTGCAGGAGCTAAATCGGATTTAGATCTTTATAATAACTCTTGGGCAAAACAACAAAGTGATCTGATTACGACCGGATTCAGGATCACCAACAGAACTGCGAATAATAATCTTCCCAAAGACGGATTCTGGGGAGCTTGGGATTGGGCGATCGAAAGTGCGTGGCAGACGGGGGCAACCGGAGAAAGGACCGTAAAAGATCCTCTTTTAGACTCTTATGTAAGGCAGAATGTTGCGGGTCTTTCGAACCAAAGTTACGGCACAGAAGTTCAAAAATATTCCGGTTCAATGCATGTTTTCCAAACAGGTTATACTTTCTTTGAAAAATTGAGAGCGGGCTTTCAATATACCTACGCATCGGGGGATAAAAACCGAACGGACGGAAGTAACGCAACCTTCCAAACTCTTACAAACCCGCGATTCGGAGTATTCCCTTACTGGAATAATGTAGCAGGTCTTTCGGAGAACATCGATACTAAAAACTTGAGTTCTTTTAACTTTAATTTTTCGTACAAGACAGAACGTTACGGAACATTCTACGCTGCCTATATCATCAATAATAAGGTACAAACTCAGGATGCATGGTATGCGATCAACGGTTCCGCTAATACCGGAGCTTCGACCGAAAGTAACGGTGTCGGTCAAACCACGATCTCCGTGAGTGGAACTGGAAAAAATATCTACAATGAGTTCGATCTAACTTGGATGTACGTTGTAAATGATTATGTTTCGATCTGGATCGGAGGCGGTATCTTGACTGCGGGTAATGCGGTTAAAAATCAGAGAAACGCTCTCTATCATTACAATCTTCAGGCTACGGGAACGGAAACCGCAGGTCTTCATTTGAACACGGGAGTTGTGACAGGCGCGAACGGAACAGCCTCTACGGCTCACATGTTCTTCTTCCAAGTGAACGCAGGCTTCTAAAAAAGGAATACGTATGACAGTATTGGCTTATCTATCCGTTATCACCTCTCTTCTTGCACCTTTTCTGATCGGGAATGTGCTAGGGGTGGATTTTTTCGGAAAAGATAGTTCGATCGGTCTTGGGGTAACTCTCCAAGCCATATTAGGCGGTTTCATATCTGTATACGTATACGGATATGAAAAAGAAAAAAAGACATTGGTCGTTTTCGGTTACGCCGTTTTTTTCCTTAGCACAGGGATTTGTTATCTAGTAGGAAAAAGTTTATGGTTGATCCTTTTTTGGGAATTGTCCACTATTAGCGCCTTCCTCCTTTATGTCGGAGGTAAATGGAACGATGCATCCATTCGAAGTTTCGTTGCTTTGGTAGCAGCGGGAGGGATTGGTGCTTTCTGTTTTACCTTCTGGATCTTTTCGAATGATCCAAGTTCCGGATTATTTTTCCTGATCTTGGGACTTTTGATCAAGTCCGCATTTTTCGGAGTCCATTTCTGGCTTCCGGAAGCGCATGCAGGAGCTCCGGCGCATGCTTCTGCGGCTTACTCAGGTTTATTAGTTAATCTACCTCTGGTTTTATTTTCCAAATTCGCTTTTCCACTTCTTCCGGGAACCCATTATACAACCGTTCTAATACCGTTAGCCGGAATCGGAGTCTTATGGGCAGGGATTACCGCTTTATTCAGTAGAGAAGTCAAAAAATCCATCGCTTACAGCACTGTAGAGAATATGAATTTTTTATGGTTGAGCTTACTGATTTCCGCGTATTGGCAATCCAGTGAACAGGAAAGTTTGAGAATGTTGAGCAAGGCATTTGGAGTATTATTTCTCATCTCCTTGGTCCACCATAGTATCAGCAAAACCTTCCAATTCTTATTTTTCGGATATCTAACGAAATTATCGGGTAGATCCGGAGCGGATGATAACACAGGGATCGGTAGGATCAGTGGAATTCCCACATTTTTAGCAGCGATCGGGACGATGAGTTTTCTTGCTATCCCTGGAACCACAGGTTTCCTATCCGAGTCCACATTTATCAAATTATTATCCGCAGTTTTGGAAGTTACGGATACAAGTGCTGCTCTTGTCCTTCCGCTTCTTATTTTAGTCTGCACTGGTTTAGCGGTAGGGGCAGCCGCGCACTTAAAACTTTTCCTAGCTCTTGTTCTTTCCAGACCCCGCACTAATTTCGAAGACCATGGTAAGAATACGACGATCAATGTTTCCTTATTCTTAACCGGAGCTTTGGTCCTGATCGCGCCCGTGATCATTCTTAGCCTCACTAATTATTATGCAGTGAGAGTAGAATGGTTGGATTTCTCTTGGTTCAAAGGAATCGGGATTTTAAACGTAATCGGCCTAGCGATTCTCTTAAGCGTAGGGTTATTAGGACTCAGGCATAGGATCAAAGAGAGAAAACTGTGGGATTGTGGCGGGTTATTTGAGGGATCGGAGGTAGCTATTGCGAGTTCGGCGCTTTCCGATCCGTTAGTCGCTCCATTGGGCAGATATTTCTCAGATGAAGCAGGCAATTCCAAATTGGATAAAGGTTTTATTAAAATTTTAATAAAACTACTTTCTTCTTTAAAAGCGAAGATCAGAGGATCGGACGACGAATCCATCTCCGTGGACCTAACTTATTCTTCGTTCACTGTTTTAACGATCCTCATCGTAATTATCATCGTTCGTCTGGCAGAGGGAGGCATATGGTCACAGCTACTTTCTTATTGGGCATTCTGATCCGGATTTTATCCTTTATCTCTCTTCCGTTCTTATGTGGAGGTGTTCTTCAAAAGATCAGAGCTTTTGCTCAAGGCAGAAAAGGGGCGCCTGTACTACAGATCCTATACGACACGATCCGAATGATGAAAAAAAGTCCGATAGACGGTCCTTTCTCCGGATTTTTCTCGGAAAGTTCCGCGATATTCGCTTTCTCTTTCGGACTTGTTCTATGGTCCTTAGTTTCTTTCGAATGGGCTTCCTTATTACTGATCCCATTTTTGATCGGAATGATCCGATTTGCAACTGTCGCTTACGCTGTGGAAAACGGAACTTCTTTCGGCGGAATGGGAGCGGCAAGAGAAATTCTTCTCTTCATATTCGGCGAACCCATCCTGATACTAATACTTGTAGTATTGGAATCCAACGTGGTATTCCATGAAAACTTCGCACATATTTCTTTTGCGATTTTATTCTTTTTGGGAGCTACCTTGATCGTTCTTTCCGAACTCGCCAAACCTCCGTTTGACGATCCAAGAACCCACCTTGAACTCACGATGGTGCACGAAGCGATGTTACTCGAAGCTTCCGGAAGGACTAGAGCATTTTTCGAACTGGCTCACCAATTTAAGACCGCTTCCTTATTTTTACTTCTAACTAAACTAGGACTGGAACATGTGGAAGTATTCTTAGGAGTCTCTTCCGTTCCGATCTGGAAAGAATTAGCTTCCTTCGGAGGAGCCATTCTTCTTTCCGCGTTAATCGGCTATTGGGAAGCAAACAGCACCAGAAGAAAATGGATTTGGATCCCGGAATTACTCGGCCTGAATTTTATCTTCATGCTGATCTTGGGAATTCTTCTGAAACTAGGTAAATAAATATGAGCGCTGACCTTAGTTATCTTATCATTCTACTGACTGGTGTGGTCATTCTTTTAGAAAACAGGCTTAAAAGGGTCGTTATCCTCTTGGGAATCCAAGGTTTTCTTTTACTTCTTCCCTTATACCAAGAAGAAAGCGGGGACGGTTTTCATTCCATCTTTTTAGCGGCAATGGTGATCGTATTCAAAGGGATCTTAACGCCGATCATTCTTTTTTGGACTGCAAGAAGGATCCATTCTCCGGAATCAACTTTTCCTAAAGTAGGATATCTTCCTACACTCGGACTCTTGTTCGCAGGAGCAGCGGCTTGCTACTTCTTCATGGACTTGGTATCCTCTTTTTTCGGAAAGTCCCATCAGTACGGTTTATTATATGTCCTTTTACTGATCTACATAGGAGTAATCGGTTTTATAGTGAGAAGGAACTGGATCGGCGTGATCGCTTGTTTCAGCATTTTTGAGAATGGAACATTTTTACTCACGCTTCTTCTTAAATCCGGAGTTCCGATAGGAAGCGAATTCGGATCCTTCTTGGATGCGGTTTTGATCATCGGAGCCGGCGCCGCCCTTAGGATCAATAGCGAGCAATATAAGGGAGAAATTTCCAGATGAACTTCGATATTCTTTTAGGGATCGGAGCAGGGGTTTTTGTCCTAATTTTTCTGACCTACGTTCTAGCTCCTACAAAAAACCAAACAAATTTGCTATTCTGGTCCGTGTTACTTATCATCTGCGTCGCGATCAACTTTGCCGTCTGGATCATTCGGGACTGGAATGAAGAAGGAACTACATTACAATGGGTTCTAATAGAAGCTACTACCTTTGTAGGCGCCTTACTCATCTCTTCCAGTAGAACGGAAAAATCCTTTCCTATCGCCTGGAAATTTCTACTGATCAACTCTTTCGGATTAGGTATCGCCTTCCTCGGAATCATACTCATCCGTTCTTCTTTACATGTGATCAATCAACCGATCGATTTTTTAGCGGCAAATTCCGCCTCTCATCCTGAGATCATCTGGGTAGAGATCGGTCTTTGGCTAGCGATCTTCGGATACAGTGCAAAATTAGGGCTATTTCCGAACCATGTCTGGATCGAGGATACTTACGGAGAAAGTCCTTCGCAGGTTTCTTCCCTGCTTTCTTCATTCATTCCGGTTTCGGTCTGTTTTGCTCTTAGGCCTTTTGTTCATTTAGATCACCAACTCTTCCCTCATACGTTCAGCGGTGCGGACGGTTTGTTGGTATTAGGAATATTAACGATCTTCTTAAGTATTTTTGCGGTATACGACCGCGACGATATCAGAAGGATCTCCGCAAAAGTTGCTCTTTTCCATACAGGAGCGTTAGCTGTCTTTCTGTGGATGGATCTAAGTGAAACTGTTTTCTTATTTATGATGGCGACAAACCTTGTGGTGAAATCGCTTCTATTCATCAGCATGGGAATCGTGAGGATGGACGCCGGAAAGAGAGAACTTCATAAGATCATTCAAGTGGACTCTATAAATAAATCAGCTCTTTCGCTCTTCATCTTAGCCTTGTTCTTGGCGTTCGTAATGCCCGGTTCCCCCATATTCGTGACGGATATCATTCTGATCAAAGCGGGACAAAGCGGTGGGAAAGCATTCGTTATATTAGTCCCGATCTTAGGGATCGTATTTTTCGGAGTGATGTTATACAAACTCGCACCTTTATTAAACATCAAAGGAAGACCTTTTTCAAAAGACCTTTCCACCATTCTTAGGATCAGAATGACAAACGGATTTTTCCTACTTTTACTTCTACTCAGCACCGGATGCTGGGGATTTTACCTGTTATTACAAGGTGTATTATGAAAAACGTTACCGGAATTTTTCACACTACCGAAACCAAACAAACTCATCGTTTCTGGCTGACTCGGGAAGGGATAGAGCAGGAAACTTTATCAAAAACCGCAGAAAAAAATCTATATGAAGACCATCTAAATCCGATTTGGGTCCTTAGGCATAGCCTCGGCACTGACCAAGGACCGGAAGATTATTCTTCGATGGATTACCAAAAATATCTATCCCAAGACAGAAAACATCTTCTCGAAAAATTCCTAACTAAATCCGGGATCAAGGATTTGGTTTATAGAGGGATCAACGTTCCTGTTCCCACTTCCTTTTATTCACACGCTGTGGGACCGATCCACGCCGGCGTGATCGAGCCTGGACATTTTCGTTTTATAGTAGAAGGAGAAGAGATCCAAAACCTGGATATTCGGTTAGGTTTTCAAAAAAGGGGTCTTTTGGAAAAATTAAAAGGCCTAAACAAGGATTCTATCTCTCCTTATGCGGAAGCAATTTCCGGAGATTCCACGATCGCCTATGCTATCGCATTCAGTAAAGCATTCGAAGAAGCTCATAACATACAAGTTCCGGAAGAAGTCAACTTTGCCAGGACAGTACTCTTAGAGATCGAAAGGATCGCGATCCATATCGGGGATATAGGGGCAATTGCGGGTGACGTAGGTTATTATCCGTTACAAGGTGTATGCGCAGTACAAAGAGGAGTTCCGTTAGGAGTTATGGAAGCCCTCACAGGTTCTCGCTTCGGAAGAGGGGCCTTAAGTCCCGGAAAAGTCAGACTCAAAAAAGAACTTACAGAATCTTTCTTGAGTGATCTGGCGCTAAGGATCGAAAATACTACTTCGGATGTGGCGGGACATTTCGAAAGAGCTGCCGAAAAATCCACCAATAGGGAACGATTGCAGATTTGCGGAGTGATCACTCATAAACAACTTAAAGATCTAGGTTTTGTAGGAATGGTAGAAAAATGTACCGGCTATTCCAGGGATCTTCGTCATCATGATCCCAGTTATACTCTCGCAGGAGAATCCATCCGCTTGGATCTGGATGCAGGCCAAATGACGGGAGACGCCTGGGCAAGATTCTATCTTCGTTATGAAGAATTGAAGAATAGCGGGCGTTGGCTGACCAAAGCAATTCCAGTATTAAAAAATTTTCATAAAGTCTATGAAAATTTCCAAAAGACGAAAGTTTCCAAAGCAAAACCCGGTGTATATTTCCGGGCGGTTGAAGGATGGAGAGGCCCTGTTTTAGTTTCCTTTTCCCTAAATTTTTCGGGAGAAATTTCGGAAGCTTATGTGAGAGATCCTTCCGTCCTAAATTGGCATGCATTGGAGCTTGCAGTCCGAGGGGAGAATATAGGGGACTTTCCTCTGAATAACAAATCTTTCAACCTCAGCTATGTGGGAGTGGATCTATGAGACAAATCCAGGAAATTATCAATATATTCCTACCGGCAAAAAATCTAAATTATAAAAAGATAGGGCCGAACAACCCAAATGCGAGAGGTATCCCGGTACCAACTTCTAAAAAAGGATTTCATTTGGACAAATCCATTGAGAAGGTTTGTCCCACCGGCGGATTAAAAGTT is from Leptospira sp. WS58.C1 and encodes:
- a CDS encoding alginate export family protein translates to MYKLRRFHKISGYLGYIIFLLIFVSGILSDLSAQNAATTAQNPNSPKESAEEEDGYVSPMKSSGLTPDFTRSTFFEPELGKKFANRKKAWLNDWIRLGAYVRPRYEDRYNLSFDKSNKGYTSRAMQTSQVFFIIDPSPYFSAKVTFQDARIWGGETPANVGDARANVFDAAGTTTTSNPASGSGSTIPSQTTIREAFVLLKKLPLDAKIQFGRQVLAYGDQRLLGGANWTINGLSYDGARIMFDQDNYKIHFFGTKIAANQNGVNGVVSANAPITITDPVTKKSTVVNPGQPDQYIVGTYNSLTAKDWFTLDVYSIGLLTKKTAIAGAKSDLDLYNNSWAKQQSDLITTGFRITNRTANNNLPKDGFWGAWDWAIESAWQTGATGERTVKDPLLDSYVRQNVAGLSNQSYGTEVQKYSGSMHVFQTGYTFFEKLRAGFQYTYASGDKNRTDGSNATFQTLTNPRFGVFPYWNNVAGLSENIDTKNLSSFNFNFSYKTERYGTFYAAYIINNKVQTQDAWYAINGSANTGASTESNGVGQTTISVSGTGKNIYNEFDLTWMYVVNDYVSIWIGGGILTAGNAVKNQRNALYHYNLQATGTETAGLHLNTGVVTGANGTASTAHMFFFQVNAGF
- a CDS encoding proton-conducting transporter membrane subunit → MTVLAYLSVITSLLAPFLIGNVLGVDFFGKDSSIGLGVTLQAILGGFISVYVYGYEKEKKTLVVFGYAVFFLSTGICYLVGKSLWLILFWELSTISAFLLYVGGKWNDASIRSFVALVAAGGIGAFCFTFWIFSNDPSSGLFFLILGLLIKSAFFGVHFWLPEAHAGAPAHASAAYSGLLVNLPLVLFSKFAFPLLPGTHYTTVLIPLAGIGVLWAGITALFSREVKKSIAYSTVENMNFLWLSLLISAYWQSSEQESLRMLSKAFGVLFLISLVHHSISKTFQFLFFGYLTKLSGRSGADDNTGIGRISGIPTFLAAIGTMSFLAIPGTTGFLSESTFIKLLSAVLEVTDTSAALVLPLLILVCTGLAVGAAAHLKLFLALVLSRPRTNFEDHGKNTTINVSLFLTGALVLIAPVIILSLTNYYAVRVEWLDFSWFKGIGILNVIGLAILLSVGLLGLRHRIKERKLWDCGGLFEGSEVAIASSALSDPLVAPLGRYFSDEAGNSKLDKGFIKILIKLLSSLKAKIRGSDDESISVDLTYSSFTVLTILIVIIIVRLAEGGIWSQLLSYWAF
- a CDS encoding NADH-quinone oxidoreductase subunit H; protein product: MVTATFLLGILIRILSFISLPFLCGGVLQKIRAFAQGRKGAPVLQILYDTIRMMKKSPIDGPFSGFFSESSAIFAFSFGLVLWSLVSFEWASLLLIPFLIGMIRFATVAYAVENGTSFGGMGAAREILLFIFGEPILILILVVLESNVVFHENFAHISFAILFFLGATLIVLSELAKPPFDDPRTHLELTMVHEAMLLEASGRTRAFFELAHQFKTASLFLLLTKLGLEHVEVFLGVSSVPIWKELASFGGAILLSALIGYWEANSTRRKWIWIPELLGLNFIFMLILGILLKLGK
- a CDS encoding formate hydrogenase: MSADLSYLIILLTGVVILLENRLKRVVILLGIQGFLLLLPLYQEESGDGFHSIFLAAMVIVFKGILTPIILFWTARRIHSPESTFPKVGYLPTLGLLFAGAAACYFFMDLVSSFFGKSHQYGLLYVLLLIYIGVIGFIVRRNWIGVIACFSIFENGTFLLTLLLKSGVPIGSEFGSFLDAVLIIGAGAALRINSEQYKGEISR
- a CDS encoding formate hydrogenase; the protein is MNFDILLGIGAGVFVLIFLTYVLAPTKNQTNLLFWSVLLIICVAINFAVWIIRDWNEEGTTLQWVLIEATTFVGALLISSSRTEKSFPIAWKFLLINSFGLGIAFLGIILIRSSLHVINQPIDFLAANSASHPEIIWVEIGLWLAIFGYSAKLGLFPNHVWIEDTYGESPSQVSSLLSSFIPVSVCFALRPFVHLDHQLFPHTFSGADGLLVLGILTIFLSIFAVYDRDDIRRISAKVALFHTGALAVFLWMDLSETVFLFMMATNLVVKSLLFISMGIVRMDAGKRELHKIIQVDSINKSALSLFILALFLAFVMPGSPIFVTDIILIKAGQSGGKAFVILVPILGIVFFGVMLYKLAPLLNIKGRPFSKDLSTILRIRMTNGFFLLLLLLSTGCWGFYLLLQGVL
- a CDS encoding metal (Ni/Fe) hydrogenase large subunit codes for the protein MKNVTGIFHTTETKQTHRFWLTREGIEQETLSKTAEKNLYEDHLNPIWVLRHSLGTDQGPEDYSSMDYQKYLSQDRKHLLEKFLTKSGIKDLVYRGINVPVPTSFYSHAVGPIHAGVIEPGHFRFIVEGEEIQNLDIRLGFQKRGLLEKLKGLNKDSISPYAEAISGDSTIAYAIAFSKAFEEAHNIQVPEEVNFARTVLLEIERIAIHIGDIGAIAGDVGYYPLQGVCAVQRGVPLGVMEALTGSRFGRGALSPGKVRLKKELTESFLSDLALRIENTTSDVAGHFERAAEKSTNRERLQICGVITHKQLKDLGFVGMVEKCTGYSRDLRHHDPSYTLAGESIRLDLDAGQMTGDAWARFYLRYEELKNSGRWLTKAIPVLKNFHKVYENFQKTKVSKAKPGVYFRAVEGWRGPVLVSFSLNFSGEISEAYVRDPSVLNWHALELAVRGENIGDFPLNNKSFNLSYVGVDL